A section of the Falco peregrinus isolate bFalPer1 chromosome 3, bFalPer1.pri, whole genome shotgun sequence genome encodes:
- the RIOK3 gene encoding serine/threonine-protein kinase RIO3 isoform X2, with the protein MGSLTAADGKGQRGEPGRFGRGSVAARSRAPPLLLLRRRPPLHAQMDSVGVAAAPDAGPGPAWQSKCPWGAPNTASISCSLAEVMSEQLAKELQLEEENAAFPEVVAVAEGPFITGENIDTSSDLMLAQMLQMEFDREYDAQLRREERKINGDSKVSISFENYRKVHPYDSDSSEDEVDWQDTRHDPYRADKPTTTPRKGFIGKGKDITTKHDEVVCGRKNTARMENFAPEFQVGDGIGMDLKLSNQVFNALKQHAYSEERRSARLHEKKEHSTAEKAVDPKTRLLLYKMVNAGMLETITGCISTGKESVVFHAYGGNASEDKVIPPECAIKVFKTTLNEFKNRDKYIKDDYRFKDRFSKLNPRKIIRMWAEKEMHNLTRMQNAGIPCPEVVILKKHVLVMSFIGQDQIPAPKLKDVTLNSEDMKKAYYQVLNMMQQLYKECNLVHADLSEYNMLWHDGKVWLIDVSQSVEPTHPHGLEFLFRDCRNVSQFFQKGGVAEALNERELFNAVSSLNITADNEVDFQAEIEALEKMNEDHVQNHGKKLSMFSSDGDPPIYDE; encoded by the exons ATGGGGAGCCTGACGGCAGCTGACGGCAAGGGGCAGCGGGGAGAACCCGGAAGGTTTGGCAGAGGGAGCGTCGCtgcccggagcagagcccccccgctGCTGTTGCTGCGCCGCCGCCCGCCATTGCATGCGCAGATGGACTCGGTCGGAGTCGCCGCCGCTCCCGacgccgggccgggccccgcctgGCAGAGCAAG tGTCCATGGGGAGCCCCTAACACAGCATCAATATCCTGTTCCCTTGCTGAGGTAATGAGTGAACAGCTGGCGaaagagctgcagctggaagaagaaaatgctgcttttcctgaagtGGTTGC TGTTGCTGAAGGACCATTTATTACAGGAGAAAATATTGATACTTCTAGTGACCTAATGCTAGCTCAGATGCTGCAGATGGAATTTGACAGGGAATATGATGCACAGCTTCGGCGTGAAGAGAGGAAGATCAATGGAGATAGCAAAG tCTCTATATCCTTTGAAAATTATCGGAAGGTGCATCCCTATGACAGTGACAGCTCTGAGGATGAGGTTGATTGGCAGGATACCCGTCATGATCCTTATAGAGCAG ATAAACCTACTACTACACCAAGAAAGGGCTtcataggaaaaggaaaagacattaCTACTAAACATGATGAAGTGGTATGTGGAAGAAAGAACACTGCTCGTATGGAAAAT TTCGCACCTGAATTCCAAGTTGGGGATGGAATCGGGATGGACTTAAAGTTGTCAAATCAAGTCTTCAATGCCTTAAAGCAACATGCCTATTCTGAGGAGCGTCGTAGTGCAAGGCTCCATGAAAAGAAGGAGCACTCCActgct GAGAAAGCAGTGGATCCTAAAACGCGTTTACTTCTGTACAAGATGGTCAATGCTGGGATGCTGGAGACCATCACAGGCTGCATCAGCACAGGAAAAGAATCTGTTGTTTTTCATGCATATGGAGGAAA TGCATCTGAAGATAAAGTTATACCTCCAGAATGTGCCATCAAAGTGTTTAAAACAACTCTTAATGAATTCAAGAACCGTGACAAATACATTAAGGATGACTACAGATTTAAAGATCGCTTCAGTAAATTGAATCCACGGAAGATTATTCGTATGTGGGCTGAGAAAGAAATGCATAACTTAACaag AATGCAAAATGCAGGAATTCCTTGTCCTGAAGTGGTTATCCTTAAGAAACACGTCTTGGTTATGTCTTTTATTGGCCAGGATCAAATCCCAGCTCCTAAACTAAAGGATGTAACACTTAATAGTGAAGATATGAAAAAGGCCTACTATCAGGTTCTTAAT ATGATGCAACAGTTGTATAAGGAGTGCAACCTAGTCCATGCAGATCTGAGTGAATACAACATGCTTTGGCATGATGGGAAG GTCTGGCTTATTGATGTTAGTCAGTCTGTGGAGCCAACCCATCCTCATGGACTTGAGTTTTTGTTCAGAGACTGTAGGAATGTTTCACAG TTCTTCCAGAAAGGAGGTGTGGCAGAAGCGCTTAATGAGCGTGAACTCTTCAATGCTGTCTCCAGTTTAAATATTACAGCTGATAATGAAGTAGACTTCCAAGCAGAG ATCGAAGCTTTGGAGAAGATGAATGAAGATCACGTGCAGAATCACGGAAAGAAACTCTCAATGTTTTCAAGCGATGGAGACCCACCTATATATGATGAATAG
- the RIOK3 gene encoding serine/threonine-protein kinase RIO3 isoform X1 has translation MGSLTAADGKGQRGEPGRFGRGSVAARSRAPPLLLLRRRPPLHAQMDSVGVAAAPDAGPGPAWQSKCPWGAPNTASISCSLAEVMSEQLAKELQLEEENAAFPEVVAVAEGPFITGENIDTSSDLMLAQMLQMEFDREYDAQLRREERKINGDSKVSISFENYRKVHPYDSDSSEDEVDWQDTRHDPYRADKPTTTPRKGFIGKGKDITTKHDEVVCGRKNTARMENFAPEFQVGDGIGMDLKLSNQVFNALKQHAYSEERRSARLHEKKEHSTAEKAVDPKTRLLLYKMVNAGMLETITGCISTGKESVVFHAYGGKSASEDKVIPPECAIKVFKTTLNEFKNRDKYIKDDYRFKDRFSKLNPRKIIRMWAEKEMHNLTRMQNAGIPCPEVVILKKHVLVMSFIGQDQIPAPKLKDVTLNSEDMKKAYYQVLNMMQQLYKECNLVHADLSEYNMLWHDGKVWLIDVSQSVEPTHPHGLEFLFRDCRNVSQFFQKGGVAEALNERELFNAVSSLNITADNEVDFQAEIEALEKMNEDHVQNHGKKLSMFSSDGDPPIYDE, from the exons ATGGGGAGCCTGACGGCAGCTGACGGCAAGGGGCAGCGGGGAGAACCCGGAAGGTTTGGCAGAGGGAGCGTCGCtgcccggagcagagcccccccgctGCTGTTGCTGCGCCGCCGCCCGCCATTGCATGCGCAGATGGACTCGGTCGGAGTCGCCGCCGCTCCCGacgccgggccgggccccgcctgGCAGAGCAAG tGTCCATGGGGAGCCCCTAACACAGCATCAATATCCTGTTCCCTTGCTGAGGTAATGAGTGAACAGCTGGCGaaagagctgcagctggaagaagaaaatgctgcttttcctgaagtGGTTGC TGTTGCTGAAGGACCATTTATTACAGGAGAAAATATTGATACTTCTAGTGACCTAATGCTAGCTCAGATGCTGCAGATGGAATTTGACAGGGAATATGATGCACAGCTTCGGCGTGAAGAGAGGAAGATCAATGGAGATAGCAAAG tCTCTATATCCTTTGAAAATTATCGGAAGGTGCATCCCTATGACAGTGACAGCTCTGAGGATGAGGTTGATTGGCAGGATACCCGTCATGATCCTTATAGAGCAG ATAAACCTACTACTACACCAAGAAAGGGCTtcataggaaaaggaaaagacattaCTACTAAACATGATGAAGTGGTATGTGGAAGAAAGAACACTGCTCGTATGGAAAAT TTCGCACCTGAATTCCAAGTTGGGGATGGAATCGGGATGGACTTAAAGTTGTCAAATCAAGTCTTCAATGCCTTAAAGCAACATGCCTATTCTGAGGAGCGTCGTAGTGCAAGGCTCCATGAAAAGAAGGAGCACTCCActgct GAGAAAGCAGTGGATCCTAAAACGCGTTTACTTCTGTACAAGATGGTCAATGCTGGGATGCTGGAGACCATCACAGGCTGCATCAGCACAGGAAAAGAATCTGTTGTTTTTCATGCATATGGAGGAAA AAGTGCATCTGAAGATAAAGTTATACCTCCAGAATGTGCCATCAAAGTGTTTAAAACAACTCTTAATGAATTCAAGAACCGTGACAAATACATTAAGGATGACTACAGATTTAAAGATCGCTTCAGTAAATTGAATCCACGGAAGATTATTCGTATGTGGGCTGAGAAAGAAATGCATAACTTAACaag AATGCAAAATGCAGGAATTCCTTGTCCTGAAGTGGTTATCCTTAAGAAACACGTCTTGGTTATGTCTTTTATTGGCCAGGATCAAATCCCAGCTCCTAAACTAAAGGATGTAACACTTAATAGTGAAGATATGAAAAAGGCCTACTATCAGGTTCTTAAT ATGATGCAACAGTTGTATAAGGAGTGCAACCTAGTCCATGCAGATCTGAGTGAATACAACATGCTTTGGCATGATGGGAAG GTCTGGCTTATTGATGTTAGTCAGTCTGTGGAGCCAACCCATCCTCATGGACTTGAGTTTTTGTTCAGAGACTGTAGGAATGTTTCACAG TTCTTCCAGAAAGGAGGTGTGGCAGAAGCGCTTAATGAGCGTGAACTCTTCAATGCTGTCTCCAGTTTAAATATTACAGCTGATAATGAAGTAGACTTCCAAGCAGAG ATCGAAGCTTTGGAGAAGATGAATGAAGATCACGTGCAGAATCACGGAAAGAAACTCTCAATGTTTTCAAGCGATGGAGACCCACCTATATATGATGAATAG